The following coding sequences lie in one Nakaseomyces glabratus chromosome K, complete sequence genomic window:
- the DLT1 gene encoding Dlt1p (CAGL0K03751g~Ortholog of S. cerevisiae : DLT1, C. albicans SC5314 : C1_03910C_A, C. dubliniensis CD36 : Cd36_03640, C. parapsilosis CDC317 : CPAR2_106880 and Candida tenuis NRRL Y-1498 : CANTEDRAFT_127379): protein MILQEQRRLRLWLYKSSLFISVLFLIGFSIVLPVDSIVQAIQSENNGFNTIIVIGSLAVFFVAAVTILIGRMLLHKSCLKDIPRRYIPVTNADLPHKSSRKMVIHNMERSKKLSGLFKTPKDPVIHPGLEPPARCDDPNTPKILPEYLNYKICIKSATDRLKYYGLFLNSASDDVKSSQTFTDLVKSQFIKGNHNKRQVQRAKDFIELYERIRFSGDEVSRSEFIQFAENCIYFSDLMITMDITKVGLGNISTRSQLSFNIAGSSVDRKLRKLNTARSNQISRLSSGQYPDITAFRYDTSNSDYHRQETDEDDFALDDMDYFPSVPPYMIRRNSTNTVSMRIPTSNSDDQYNLGFNEIGDEDIQNNDQIRRYMSNTSKTDSFKTVIHNG from the coding sequence ATGATTCTTCAAGAGCAACGACGACTCCGATTGTGGTTGTACAAAAGTTCATTATTCATATCAGTTCTGTTTTTGATTGGTTTTTCCATTGTACTTCCTGTAGACTCAATCGTCCAAGCTATACAATCAGAAAATAATGGATTCAATACGATCATCGTTATTGGGTCTTTAGCAGTATTCTTTGTGGCCGCTGTCACTATTCTAATCGGAAGGATGCTTTTACATAAAAGCTGTTTGAAGGATATTCCAAGGCGTTATATTCCAGTTACGAATGCCGATCTCCCGCATAAATCCAGTAGAAAAATGGTTATACACAATATGgaaagatcaaaaaaattatccGGACTTTTCAAGACGCCTAAGGATCCGGTAATCCATCCGGGTCTTGAACCTCCAGCCAGATGCGACGATCCAAATACCCCAAAAATTCTACCAGAATATTTAAATTATAAGATTTGCATAAAAAGTGCAACAGATAGACTCAAATATTATGGCCTTTTTCTAAACAGCGCATCTGATGATGTGAAAAGCTCACAAACATTTACTGATCTCGTGAAGTCACAGTTTATCAAGGGAAACCATAATAAGAGACAAGTGCAAAGAGCAAAAGACTTCATAGAACTTTATGAGCGAATAAGATTTTCAGGTGATGAGGTTTCTAGAAGTGAATTCATACAGTTTGCGGaaaattgtatttatttcaGCGATTTGATGATAACAATGGATATTACCAAAGTTGGTTTAGGAAATATTAGCACCAGATCTCAATTATCATTTAATATCGCAGGTAGTTCTGTTGACAGAAAGTTACGTAAACTCAACACTGCCAGGTCCAATCAGATATCAAGACTATCTTCCGGTCAATATCCTGATATTACAGCCTTCAGATACGATACATCCAACTCAGACTACCACAGGCAGGAAACCGACGAAGATGACTTTGCACTAGATGATATGGATTACTTTCCCTCTGTTCCACCTTACATGATCAGAAGAAACAGTACAAATACGGTTTCAATGAGGATACCAACAAGTAATAGCGACGACCAGTATAATTTGGGATTCAATGAAATAGGCGATGAAGACATACAGAACAATGACCAAATAAGAAGATATATGTCTAACACCTCTAAAACAGACAGTTTTAAAACAGTTATTCATAACggataa
- the SAS2 gene encoding histone acetyltransferase (CAGL0K03773g~Ortholog(s) have histone acetyltransferase activity, role in chromatin silencing at telomere, histone H4 acetylation, histone exchange and SAS acetyltransferase complex, nuclear chromatin localization) — MNVEENDDLYGILAEKNIKFVQLGLFKKFETWYGTAVYFNSENKKLGFYDETQMKPGQQGNGYGRGSKIIKGKTVKKKKMTNKALSSLNDHALSNIQLKSNPKTSDNQFWLDTLYVCEYCFKYTDVKDDFVNHVHQCSFKEKAPGRIKYKSPQYTIRRVKGSKHQLFCQCLCLFTKLYLDNKSVFFKLDHYEFYIVYETGKTIPMAFFSKDLVSYNQNNLACILTLPPYQRMGLGSLLIEFSYHLSRLEGIVSGPELPLSPFGLIGYLRYWSLVICWQLCEGDLSNFERLSIQDISLATGIRISDIIPTLKHLNCIIDENHINLKVLKQWLKTHTKPGQNPFMINEEYLLIDD, encoded by the coding sequence ATGAACGTGGAAGAGAACGATGATTTGTATGGTATTTTAGCCGAGAAGAACATCAAGTTCGTTCAATTAGGGTTGTTCAAGAAGTTTGAGACTTGGTATGGTACCGCTGTGTATTTCAACAGCGAGAACAAGAAGCTTGGGTTTTATGATGAGACTCAGATGAAGCCAGGTCAGCAAGGCAATGGCTATGGTAGAGGTTCAAAGATCATCAAGGGCAAAACTgtcaagaaaaagaagatgactAACAAAGCTTTGAGCTCATTGAATGATCATGCGTTATCCAACATTCAGCTTAAGAGCAATCCAAAGACCTCGGATAATCAATTTTGGTTAGATACTCTCTATGTGTGTGAATATTGCTTTAAATACACCGATGTGAAAGACGATTTTGTAAATCATGTTCACCAATGTTCTTTCAAGGAGAAGGCACCCGGGAGGATCAAATATAAAAGTCCCCAATACACGATACGCCGGGTAAAGGGCTCTAAACACCAACTGTTCTGTCAATGTCTCTGTCTTTTCACTAAATTATACTTGGATAACAAATCTGTTTTCTTTAAGCTAGATCACTATGAGTTTTACATAGTCTATGAGACTGGAAAAACCATCCCCATGGCATTTTTCTCAAAGGATCTAGTGTCTTATAACCAGAACAACCTAGCATGCATCTTGACTCTTCCTCCATATCAGAGAATGGGCCTGGGCTCTCTACTTATAGAATTCTCGTACCATTTATCCCGCCTAGAAGGTATAGTATCTGGACCTGAGCTTCCTTTGTCACCATTTGGTCTTATAGGGTATCTGCGATATTGGTCACTAGTGATCTGCTGGCAGCTTTGCGAAGGCGACCTATCTAACTTTGAAAGATTGTCAATACAGGACATATCTTTAGCCACAGGGATAAGAATAAGTGACATCATACCGACCCTGAAACACTTGAACTGCATTATAGATGAAAACCACATAAACCTTAAAGTACTAAAGCAGTGGCTTAAAACGCATACTAAACCAGGGCAAAACCCATTCATGATTAATGAAGAATATCTACTGATAGACGATTGA
- the ECM16 gene encoding ATP-dependent RNA helicase ECM16 (CAGL0K03795g~Ortholog(s) have RNA helicase activity, role in maturation of SSU-rRNA from tricistronic rRNA transcript (SSU-rRNA, 5.8S rRNA, LSU-rRNA) and 90S preribosome, mitochondrion, nucleolus, small-subunit processome localization) — protein sequence MGTYRKRFNEKARAGQMAKLKELKRVRNKQFLRHLDDGSEEAKDEKKQVEDTNSVLLKPMTEEEKEIKKRKLEELFTPKESKVSRTKKKRLEKFIEHQLKREEKKELIGKLQDYKIDTSLLTSSKKLGQGRQTKKERFAEALELEKQGRASELTKDILYEEHDVKEWEGIEGEPKKRTPDYTYSDSDQDLSDNNNESGISNDDDEANDEEDFESKFGNTASSFIDRRPASTGGMGGGFGFGFANVTKVKPLKQTSKKKYNWKQKVAMEEMKRKNVEDMDDFDTSSETDGTDFDSEDNDVDQSMEGDHSEHNNEDREDESSDKEVSSEQEHSGDSSSEISDLTDGIENTEKKNVAEEFKSWANNEIRRLEGRDVDVEMPSLSFKVEPTFRPEDMDDGLKQTHIPIDEGLKRKAFFVNVERKPEIMAQRLNLPVVAEEHTIMEAIHHNDVVIICGETGSGKTTQVPQFLYESGYGSPDSTEHGGMIGITQPRRVAAVSMAERVSNELGNHGDKVAYQIRFDSTSKEDTRVKFMTDGVLLRELMEDFLLSKYSAIIIDEAHERNINTDILIGMLSRCVKLRAKKNNEDPKRYNKLKLVIMSATLRVSDFSENSSLFSSPPPILKIEARQFPVSVHFNRKTAFNYADEAFRKTCKIHQRLPPGAILIFMTGQNEITAMVKKLRKRFPFKTKNKSLALEFEATKVKVDPRTAAMEEEDIDLTVHDKDEKRFLEDIEYENENENVTDDNSDDEEGFDEELTDDQTPDDPLYVLPLYSLLPTKEQMKVFESPPKGSRMCIVATNVAETSLTIPGVRYVVDCGRVKERKYNNSNGVQSFEVGWVSKASADQRSGRAGRTGPGHCYRLYSSAVFDRDFEQFSKPEILRMPVESVVLQMKSMAIHNIVNFPFPTPPDKESLKKAIELLQYLGALDDKEKVTEDGKKMSLFPLSPRFSKMLLVSNEHGCMPYIVSIISALSVGDPFLTEQELGIQQAQVVKRDDGNESAQLEFIDSQEVERVKNLRNKFYKSRVKFSKLDKYSDVFKLLSVTCAWNYVPNKQRDDFVRSNFLRRKVMDEIEKLRRQLTYIVKSNTSKESIAINITNEDLRTDLPSEIQLKMLKQMICVGFIDKVAIRADALYPEEAKITNRTVINKIPYLPVMGKLANDVNDSFVYIHPSSMINNIGELPPKFIVYNTLNLSANNVTRLVPLCDIKSTPLANVARKGMLLSYSKPITGQGLKVINIAPTERYCYVVPRFGSQKDSDLQVGWDLNPIPVHQVKQNGVWTVDKFITNKNYKNAEHQRK from the coding sequence ATGGGTACATACAGGAAGCGGTTTAATGAGAAAGCCAGAGCTGGCCAAATGGCCAAGTTGAAGGAGTTGAAAAGAGTAAGAAACAAGCAGTTTTTAAGACATCTTGATGATGGTTCTGAAGAAGCTAAGGATGAGAAGAAACAAGTAGAGGATACAAATTCTGTTCTTCTAAAGCCTATGACGGAGGAAGAAAAGGAGATtaagaagagaaaattGGAGGAGCTTTTCACACCGAAAGAAAGTAAAGTTTCACGtaccaagaagaagaggttAGAAAAGTTTATCGAACACCAACTGAAAAGggaagagaagaaagaattgATAGGCAAATTACAAGACTATAAGATTGATACATCTTTACTGACAAGCTCGAAAAAATTGGGCCAAGGTAGAcagacaaaaaaagaaaggtttGCTGAAGCGCTTGAACTAGAGAAACAAGGTCGGGCCAGTGAGCTAACAAAAGATATATTATATGAGGAACATGATGTGAAAGAATGGGAAGGAATTGAAGGTGAACCTAAAAAAAGGACACCTGATTACACCTACAGCGATAGTGATCAAGATTTATCggataataataatgaatcTGGTATTAGcaatgatgatgatgaagcCAATGACGAGGAAGACTTTGAAAGTAAATTCGGTAATACCGCATCTAGTTTTATTGATCGTAGGCCTGCAAGTACAGGTGGAATGGGTGGTGGCTTCGGATTCGGCTTTGCTAATGTTACTAAAGTCAAACCATTAAAACAAAcatctaaaaaaaaatataactgGAAACAGAAGGTGGCAATGGAAGAaatgaagaggaaaaatGTTGAAGATATGGATGATTTTGATACGTCCTCGGAAACTGATGGCACTGATTTTGATAGTGAAGACAATGATGTTGATCAGTCTATGGAAGGGGATCATAGTGAACATAATAACGAAGATCGAGAGGATGAATCATCAGATAAAGAAGTTTCAAGTGAACAAGAACACTCTGGAGATAGCTCTTCCGAAATAAGTGATCTGACAGATGGCATAGAAAATActgagaaaaaaaatgttgcGGAGGAATTCAAATCATGGGCAAACAATGAAATAAGGCGCTTAGAAGGCAGAGATGTTGATGTGGAAATGCCAAGTTTAAGCTTTAAAGTAGAGCCAACATTTAGGCCCGAGGATATGGATGACGGCTTGAAGCAGACACATATCCCCATAGATGAAGgtctaaaaagaaaagccTTTTTTGTTAATGTTGAAAGGAAACCTGAAATTATGGCCCAAAGATTGAATCTTCCAGTTGTTGCAGAGGAACACACTATTATGGAAGCGATTCATCACAATGATGTAGTCATAATATGTGGTGAAACAGGTTCTGGTAAGACAACACAAGTCCCACAGTTTCTTTATGAATCAGGTTACGGTTCTCCTGATTCAACTGAGCATGGAGGAATGATTGGAATAACCCAACCTAGAAGAGTCGCAGCTGTTTCTATGGCTGAAAGAGTTTCCAATGAGTTGGGGAATCATGGTGACAAAGTTGCATATCAAATTCGTTTCGACTCAACAAGTAAGGAAGATACCAGAGTAAAGTTCATGACAGATGGTGTTTTGCTGAGGGAATTAATGGAAGACTTTTTACTAAGTAAATATTCTGCTATTATTATCGATGAGGCTcatgaaagaaatattaaCACCGATATTTTAATTGGTATGCTAAGTCGTTGTGTCAAGTTGCgtgcaaaaaaaaataatgaagatCCAAAGAGATACAACAAGTTAAAGCTAGTTATTATGTCAGCAACCTTAAGAGTTTCAGACTTCAGTGAAAATTCCTCTTTGTTCTCGTCGCCACCACCTATATTGAAGATTGAAGCTAGGCAATTTCCTGTTTCGGTTCATTTTAACAGAAAGACTGCCTTTAATTATGCGGATGAAGCATTTCGGAAGACATGTAAGATTCATCAGCGGTTACCTCCTGGGGCCATCTTGATTTTCATGACGGgtcaaaatgaaattacGGCGATGGTTAAAAAATTAAGGAAACGATTCCCAttcaaaactaaaaataaatcgTTGGCTTTGGAATTTGAGGCCACAAAGGTGAAAGTAGATCCAAGAACGGCAGCTATGgaggaagaagatattgatttaACGGTACATGATAAGGATGAGAAACGATTCTTGGAGGATATTGAATATGAGAATGAGAATGAGAATGTCACAGATGATAatagtgatgatgaagaaggttttgatgaagaactgaCAGATGATCAAACTCCTGATGATCCTTTGTATGTTCTGCCACTGTATTCTTTATTGCCAACTAAGGAGCAAATGAAAGTCTTTGAGTCGCCTCCGAAGGGGTCAAGAATGTGTATTGTAGCAACAAATGTTGCTGAAACTTCCTTAACTATACCTGGTGTTAGATATGTTGTGGACTGTGGTAGAGtaaaggaaagaaaatacaataatagCAATGGAGTTCAAAGCTTTGAAGTTGGATGGGTTAGTAAAGCTAGTGCAGACCAAAGAAGTGGTAGAGCTGGTCGTACTGGTCCAGGTCACTGTTACCGCCTGTATTCTTCTGCCGTATTTGACAGAGACTTTGAGCAGTTTTCAAAACCAGAAATTTTGAGAATGCCTGTGGAAAGTGTTGTTCTTCAGATGAAAAGTATGGCGATACATAATATTGTCAATTTCCCATTTCCAACCCCTCCAGATAAGGAATCATTAAAGAAAGCGATTGAACTTTTACAGTATCTTGGCGCTCTAGATGACAAGGAAAAAGTTACTGAGGATGGTAAAAAGATGAGCCTTTTCCCTCTGTCTCCAAGATTTTCGAAAATGTTATTGGTGTCAAATGAACATGGCTGCATGCCATACATTGTATCTATTATTAGTGCTCTTTCAGTCGGTGATCCATTTCTAACTGAACAAGAGTTAGGTATTCAACAAGCTCAGGTAGTAAAGCGTGATGATGGTAATGAAAGTGCGCAACTTGAGTTCATTGATTCGCAGGAGGTGGAACGAGTGAAAAATCTGAGGAATAAGTTCTACAAAAGTAGAGTTAAATTCAGTAAGCTGGATAAATATAGTGATGTTTTCAAGTTACTTAGTGTTACATGTGCATGGAACTACGTTCCAAACAAGCAAAGAGATGATTTTGTAAGGTCGAACTTCTTGAGGAGGAAAGTAAtggatgaaattgaaaaattaagaAGACAGCTCACTTATATTGTTAAATCAAATActtcaaaagaaagtaTTGCAATCAATATAACAAATGAGGATTTGAGAACGGATTTACCATCTGAAATCCAATTAAAAATGTTAAAGCAGATGATATGTGTTGGGTTCATAGATAAGGTAGCTATAAGAGCAGACGCTCTATATCCTGAAGAAGCTAAAATTACGAACCGCACAGTTATCAATAAGATTCCCTACCTACCTGTAATGGGGAAGCTAGCCAATGATGTAAATGACAGTTTCGTATACATACATCCTTCATCGATGATTAACAATATTGGTGAACTGCCACCAAAGTTCATTGTATATAACACATTAAACTTGAGTGCTAATAATGTGACAAGGTTAGTGCCATTATGTGACATAAAAAGTACTCCTTTGGCCAATGTTGCCAGAAAGGGTATGTTGTTGAGTTACAGTAAGCCAATTACAGGCCAAGGACTAAAAGTGATCAACATCGCACCTACAGAGCGCTATTGTTATGTGGTACCTAGGTTTGGTTCTCAGAAAGATAGTGACCTGCAAGTTGGTTGGGATTTGAATCCCATTCCCGTTCATCAAGTTAAACAAAATGGTGTTTGGACAGTTGACAAATTTATTACcaacaaaaattataagAATGCAGAACACCAGAGAAAATAA
- the POM152 gene encoding Pom152p (CAGL0K03817g~Ortholog(s) have protein membrane anchor activity and role in nuclear pore organization, protein import into nucleus, spindle pole body duplication), whose protein sequence is MSSNRWNMFSDTPRGDHWLNSPGMSSPKKRVHDPQIKTKEFKNAEDGFLYNRKDVPTEMHFENSKKYDGVNTTAHVNNERKDNKLRKVDQLPLVSTEALDISRQRALVISVFFLIQAYKIYDNMALQSGLPISGFAIGSNMFNFLFKYLIVDAAFFFTLPVLNIPKLTFPTWVVISQVLLVTSFNIALCNNKTTVLFGMLLSAWKKFNAKEFTITGNTIKNRQAPDYSSHFKGALTVKILPENTAFLNPFQSSYCFPLDGVQGVDTSMNVPIRVNSSSALELIQIEYTDLYTKERELLNFTSKSFSIMDDYHRKDSIDGTEKSSEVKYLTIPLKRIGIYQLKTVIDANNLNLKIQPSQLIVPHCPTITVVGFGDRNRCVGDSDVMKMELHGVPPLKLSYTKEVDGVQYTYFDSNLQPENFDSPLMNGQKAFFSDSHLNNPKWARSHPIVITLDNTIQKSGTYKYKINKLIDGFGNEMDYSTLTDSQLQEYDLTYDFFVHGIASAYLSEKFNPNKLMKKSIFLNIKSDRLKKTEYTADLEFINERGVSKKFTVKTSSESKEIEVSEPGLYKILKVKSEFCPGVVSGKSNVLVTKPVAPELNVVSKPILDECVGQVGLNFDLSFTGVPPFTVPVKIYRIENNNRVIHDTKYIKSESSRKHFSYGPKHEGTYEIVFESISNNIFSEAIPLQPGKDYTFQTSMRVKPGARISKNKNIELCLGHKNNVAVELRGEPPFELSYDIVETSSNKRSSYSKKDLNTNIHDIELPPFKLGGEYILSLVSVKDAKGCVVSLSEADAKINVRRDIPTVAFASTDREQNIFIKEGGTAKVPIKLGGIAPFKINYEQIDHEGNTIKTFKEMFSSNSDFALSIQEAGLYKLTGVKDKTCEGKVEDKLASVAVKYLDKPSFVVQANKRTQKMDALTFKNDDVCELEEASVDLSLIGSPPFILKYDLITPAGKKSQEEIQVATKYVSLKFPSSEAGVYTMIIKSLSDSNYDETSLQNIAHKSVTVAVRQSVNPAPMIELLDSGKIIRTCFTNLEQADLMEPFKLKINRGKAPFVVTVNVYHESTSRVDQFVINDVDGEYLSASEIYKDLKMGNHEIRIVKVVDANGCVNENMLSSVTTLQLSVVEAPKIHLLDSTSDYCVGDYVSYQLNGVPPYQIGYEFNGIQLKFTEKSSQFVRYASEPGVISIRTLQDAASKCVVDFQKPGLATEHEKLSLIIHPIPSVTVSQGKYTVADIHEGDQVEVIFSFEGTPPFSLTYIRAEDPTVNGKQQVIETHKITDIYEYEYRVVTSLQGTYEAIEVADAHCFAKNDAFFQM, encoded by the coding sequence ATGAGCAGCAATAGATGGAACATGTTTAGTGACACACCTAGAGGTGATCATTGGCTTAATTCACCAGGGATGAGCTCACCTAAGAAAAGAGTGCATGATccacaaataaaaactaaGGAATTCAAGAATGCTGAAGACGGTTTTCTATATAACAGAAAGGATGTTCCTACTGAAAtgcattttgaaaattccaaaaaataCGATGGAGTAAATACAACGGCACACGTtaataatgaaagaaaagacaaTAAACTTAGGAAAGTTGATCAATTGCCGTTAGTCTCTACCGAAGCTTTAGATATTTCAAGACAAAGGGCACTGGTGATATCAGTTTTCTTCCTAATTCAAGcatacaaaatatatgataataTGGCCCTTCAATCGGGCCTTCCCATAAGTGGGTTTGCAATTGGTAGCAATATGTTCAATTTCCTATTTAAATATCTGATTGTTGATGCggcctttttttttacgCTTCCGGTGTTAAACATTCCAAAACTAACCTTTCCTACATGGGTTGTAATTTCGCAGGTCTTGTTAGTCACATCCTTCAACATTGCTCTATGTAACAATAAAACCACTGTTCTATTTGGTATGCTGTTGTCTGCTTGGAAAAAATTCAACGCAAAGGAATTTACTATTACAGGTAACACAATTAAAAATAGACAAGCACCAGATTATTCTTCTCACTTTAAGGGTGCTTTAACGGTCAAAATTCTGCCTGAAAACACAGCGTTTCTAAATCCATTCCAAAGCTCTTATTGTTTTCCTCTAGATGGTGTTCAGGGTGTAGACACATCTATGAATGTACCAATTAGGGTTAATTCCTCCTCTGCATTAGAATTGATTCAAATTGAATACACAGACCTTTACACAAAGGAGAGAgaacttttgaattttacTAGCAAATCATTTTCTATTATGGATGACTATCATCGTAAGGATAGCATAGACGGGACAGAAAAGTCATCGGAGGTAAAGTATCTGACAATTCCTTTAAAAAGAATTGGTATCTatcaattgaaaacagTTATTGACGCAAATAACCTGAACTTGAAAATACAACCATCTCAGTTAATTGTCCCACATTGTCCAACAATAACCGTAGTTGGCTTTGGTGATCGTAATAGATGTGTCGGTGATTCAGATGTAATGAAAATGGAACTTCATGGTGTACCACCATTAAAGCTCTCTTATACGAAAGAAGTTGATGGCGTTCAGTATACATATTTTGACAGTAATTTACAACCTGAAAACTTTGACTCGCCGTTAATGAATGGCCAAAAGGCATTCTTCTCGGACAGTCATCTGAATAATCCAAAATGGGCCAGATCTCATCCAATTGTAATCACACTTGATAATACTATACAAAAAAGTGGTacttataaatataaaattaaCAAGCTAATAGACGGATTTGGAAATGAAATGGACTATAGCACATTGACAGACTCTCAACTACAGGAATATGATCTAACCTACGACTTTTTTGTCCATGGAATTGCAAGTGCTTATTTGAGCGAAAAGTTTAACCCAAACAAACTAATGAAGAAatccatttttttgaaCATCAAATCAGACCGTCTAAAAAAGACTGAATACACTGCTGATTTGGAATTTATTAACGAGCGTGGGGTAAGCAAGAAGTTTACTGTGAAAACATCTTCTGAGAGCAAAGAGATAGAAGTATCGGAACCTGGtttatataaaattttgaagGTAAAATCAGAGTTTTGTCCTGGTGTAGTTTCTGGAAAGTCTAATGTACTGGTTACAAAACCAGTTGCACCAGAATTGAATGTAGTTTCTAAACCAATTTTGGATGAATGTGTCGGACAAGTAGGtttgaattttgatttatCGTTTACAGGTGTCCCACCATTCACAGTCCCGGTGAAGATATAcagaattgaaaataataacagaGTCATCCATGATAccaaatatatcaaaagtGAAAGTTCAAGAAAACATTTTTCTTATGGCCCTAAACACGAGGGTACTTATGAAATAGTGTTTGAGAGTATATCCAACAATATTTTCTCAGAAGCTATACCTCTACAACCTGGGAAGGATTATACATTTCAAACCTCGATGAGAGTAAAACCTGGTGCACGGATTAGTAAGAACAAAAACATTGAACTATGTTTGGGACATAAGAATAATGTTGCAGTAGAACTTCGCGGTGAGCCACCATTCGAACTAAGTTatgatattgttgaaaCTTCATCAAACAAGAGATCTTCTTACTCCAAAAAGGATCTGAACACGAATATTCATGATATTGAGTTACCACCATTCAAACTTGGAGGTGAGTATATACTCTCTTTGGTATCTGTTAAGGATGCCAAAGGGTGTGTAGTTAGTCTATCTGAGGCTGATGCCAAAATCAATGTCAGAAGGGATATACCAACTGTCGCCTTTGCGTCTACTGACAGAGAACAGAACATATTCATTAAGGAGGGAGGCACAGCTAAAGTTCCAATTAAATTGGGTGGTATTGCTCcattcaaaatcaattatGAGCAGATTGATCATGAAGGTAACACTATCAAGACATTTAAAGAAATGTTTAGCTCAAACTCTGATTTCGCTCTTTCAATACAAGAAGCAGGTCTCTATAAGCTAACTGGAGTTAAAGATAAAACCTGTGAAGGTAAGGTCGAAGATAAATTAGCCAGCGTAGCAGTTAAATATCTGGACAAGCCTTCGTTTGTTGTACAAGCTAATAAAAGAACACAAAAAATGGATGCATTAACCTTTAAGAACGATGATGTTTGTGAATTAGAAGAGGCATCTGTCGATTTGAGCTTAATTGGTTCCCCAccatttattttgaaatatgaCTTGATAACACCTGCTGGAAAGAAATCACAAGAGGAAATCCAAGTAGCGACAAAATATGTATCATTGAAATTCCCAAGCTCCGAGGCAGGTGTTTATACTATGATAATCAAAAGTTTATCCGATTCAAATTATGATGAAACTTCCTTGCAAAACATTGCACATAAATCGGTTACTGTTGCAGTTAGACAAAGTGTAAACCCAGCACCTATGATAGAATTGCTAGATTCCGGTAAAATCATTAGAACCTGCTTCACTAACCTAGAGCAAGCTGATTTGATGGAACCATTTAAATTAAAGATTAATAGAGGTAAGGCACCGTTTGTTGTTACTGTAAATGTATATCATGAAAGTACAAGTAGAGTGGATCAATTTGTCATAAATGATGTCGATGGTGAATATCTATCAGCATCAGAAATATACAAAGATCTGAAAATGGGTAATCACGAAATTCGTATTGTAAAAGTGGTAGACGCCAATGGTTGtgttaatgaaaatatgCTTTCTTCAGTGACAACTCTACAACTATCCGTTGTGGAAGCACCAAAAATACATCTCTTGGATTCCACATCAGATTATTGTGTTGGTGATTATGTGTCCTATCAATTGAATGGTGTACCTCCATATCAAATAGGCTATGAATTTAACGGAATTCAATTAAAATTTACTGAAAAGTCTTCACAATTTGTTAGATATGCATCAGAACCTGGTGTTATCTCAATTAGAACATTGCAAGATGCGGCATCTAAATGTGTTGTGGATTTCCAAAAACCAGGGCTAGCAACTGAACATGAGAAGTTATCACTGATAATACATCCGATACCATCGGTAACTGTTTCTCAAGGTAAGTATACGGTTGCAGATATTCACGAAGGTGATCAAGTTGAGGTCATTTTCTCATTTGAAGGAACACCTCCATTTTCATTAACATATATAAGAGCAGAGGACCCCACAGTTAATGGAAAACAGCAAGTCATTGAAACGCACAAAATTACCGACATCTATGAATATGAATACCGTGTAGTAACCAGCTTACAAGGAACTTATGAGGCAATAGAAGTTGCAGATGCTCATTGTTTTGCAAAGAACGATGCTTTTTTCCAGATGTGA